Proteins from a genomic interval of Candidatus Cloacimonadota bacterium:
- a CDS encoding radical SAM protein → MKYLFGPVPSRRLGISLGVDLVPHKVCSLNCVYCEVGRTTNLTIERKKYIPINEVIAELKEYLKQKPELDFVTFSGQGEPTLNSGLGKVIDFIKDHFPQYKVAVITNGTLFWNAKVRAEVARTDVLLPSLDAVSRKMFLKINRPSKFLEIKKIIAGLVRLKQEYEGKINLEIFLIPHLNDTEEELLLLKEAVDKIKPDLIQLNTLDRPGTVSSVKAVSRKNLLRIKSFFEPLPVEIIAKPETRKRISSFNQDIEEMILETIKRRPCTDKDLTEILNLHQNELNKYLSELIDSGKIISEQLDRGLFFKLRN, encoded by the coding sequence ATGAAATATTTATTTGGTCCGGTTCCTTCCCGCAGATTGGGTATTTCGCTGGGAGTGGATTTGGTTCCGCATAAAGTATGCAGTCTGAATTGTGTATATTGCGAAGTGGGAAGAACAACCAATCTGACCATTGAAAGAAAAAAATATATTCCAATCAATGAAGTTATCGCAGAATTAAAGGAATATCTGAAACAAAAACCGGAGCTCGATTTTGTTACCTTTTCAGGTCAGGGAGAGCCAACTTTGAACAGTGGTTTAGGAAAAGTAATAGATTTCATCAAAGACCATTTTCCCCAATACAAAGTAGCCGTGATTACAAATGGAACTCTCTTCTGGAATGCCAAAGTTCGCGCTGAAGTAGCTCGTACCGATGTACTTCTACCTTCTCTCGATGCGGTTTCCCGAAAGATGTTTCTGAAAATTAACCGTCCAAGTAAATTTTTGGAGATCAAAAAAATCATTGCGGGGCTTGTTCGACTTAAACAAGAATATGAAGGCAAAATTAATCTGGAAATTTTCCTGATTCCTCACCTTAATGATACTGAAGAAGAATTGCTTCTATTGAAAGAAGCAGTTGATAAAATCAAGCCCGATCTGATTCAATTAAATACACTTGATCGACCGGGCACGGTAAGTTCTGTCAAAGCTGTTTCTCGCAAAAACCTTCTTAGAATCAAATCCTTTTTTGAACCCCTGCCCGTGGAAATCATCGCCAAACCGGAAACCAGAAAACGAATATCGAGTTTTAACCAAGACATCGAAGAAATGATTTTGGAAACTATCAAAAGAAGACCCTGTACCGATAAAGATCTGACAGAAATCTTGAATCTTCATCAGAATGAACTCAATAAATATCTTAGCGAATTGATCGACTCCGGGAAAATCATCTCCGAGCAATTGGATCGGGGATTGTTTTTCAAACTCAGGAATTGA
- a CDS encoding uracil-DNA glycosylase, which produces MRDTQCKWYQTCPMKYFIEQGKLDKKWMEKYCWGDWQNCIRFQLEEKGIFHSDNMLPDGMINNSLI; this is translated from the coding sequence ATGAGGGATACTCAATGTAAATGGTATCAGACTTGTCCGATGAAATACTTTATAGAACAGGGTAAACTGGATAAAAAATGGATGGAAAAATATTGCTGGGGAGACTGGCAAAACTGTATTCGTTTTCAATTGGAAGAAAAGGGTATTTTTCATTCTGACAACATGCTGCCAGACGGAATGATAAATAATAGTTTAATCTGA
- a CDS encoding dinitrogenase iron-molybdenum cofactor biosynthesis protein, whose product MKIAFTAKGTEWDSQMDPRFGRTEFIVIYDDEKDEMKNVDNRDIEGVAHGAGPQTAQKLFDLKPDVLITGNGPGGNAGRVLQQANMKIFIGAGNMTVKEAYEAFKDGKLSNN is encoded by the coding sequence ATGAAAATAGCTTTTACGGCAAAAGGAACAGAGTGGGATTCACAAATGGATCCTCGTTTTGGAAGAACAGAATTCATCGTAATTTATGATGATGAAAAAGATGAAATGAAAAACGTTGATAATCGAGATATTGAAGGTGTGGCTCATGGTGCCGGTCCTCAAACAGCTCAAAAACTCTTCGATCTAAAACCTGATGTTTTGATCACAGGAAATGGCCCTGGTGGAAATGCAGGCAGAGTTCTTCAGCAAGCTAATATGAAAATTTTTATCGGTGCCGGAAACATGACGGTGAAAGAAGCGTATGAAGCTTTTAAAGATGGCAAGTTAAGTAACAATTAA
- a CDS encoding MBL fold metallo-hydrolase, which yields MKITIVYDNTTEIPGLLADWGWSCLVEKQDRKILFDTGGNGKILLENMLALNIDPTSIDDVVISHSDFDHIGGLSTFLNANPTAVVHIPISFRGIHYPNQVKYYNSPTEIYSGFFLSGELDKREQSLAVKTEKGLVLVVGCGHPGVGKIMESFSQFGDICSIVGGLHGFKEFELLTNIEKICPSHCTVHKARIKQLHPEKYLEGGVGEVFLL from the coding sequence ATGAAAATCACGATCGTTTACGACAACACAACAGAAATACCGGGTTTGCTGGCAGATTGGGGTTGGTCATGTTTGGTGGAAAAACAAGATAGGAAAATCTTGTTTGATACAGGTGGCAACGGAAAAATCCTGCTGGAAAACATGCTGGCTTTGAATATCGATCCTACCTCGATCGACGATGTCGTCATCTCGCATTCGGATTTCGATCATATCGGGGGATTATCCACTTTTCTGAATGCCAATCCAACCGCAGTTGTTCATATTCCGATTTCCTTTCGTGGTATTCATTATCCAAACCAAGTAAAATATTACAATTCTCCAACTGAAATTTATTCTGGATTTTTCCTGTCTGGAGAGCTGGACAAGCGTGAACAATCACTCGCTGTAAAAACTGAAAAAGGTTTGGTTTTGGTGGTTGGTTGCGGTCATCCAGGAGTTGGAAAGATTATGGAATCTTTTTCTCAATTTGGAGATATCTGTTCTATTGTAGGAGGTCTCCACGGTTTCAAGGAATTTGAACTTCTAACAAATATTGAGAAAATTTGCCCATCTCATTGTACAGTTCATAAAGCTAGAATAAAACAACTTCATCCTGAAAAATACCTGGAAGGTGGAGTTGGAGAAGTATTCTTGTTATGA